From Pelosinus fermentans DSM 17108, the proteins below share one genomic window:
- a CDS encoding LutC/YkgG family protein — translation MKKVSTNWKQAFPPESVGTEFFEEFAMRAQNVAAKVFRVKTAAEAQSVIVEIIKSSEAKKVVATPEVVSPLDLPAILKSMNLDLYTEQSDIRTHADTSDIGIACVEFGIAETGSVCEDGLAIEQRLITTLPPISIVVMNSANVVPTITAAFETISKVFDRGYISFITGPSRTSDIERVLTIGVHGPSQLVIIAIDEEIREV, via the coding sequence ATGAAAAAAGTAAGTACTAATTGGAAGCAAGCTTTCCCACCCGAAAGCGTCGGAACCGAATTTTTTGAGGAATTTGCAATGCGTGCCCAGAATGTTGCAGCTAAGGTATTTAGAGTAAAAACAGCAGCAGAAGCCCAGTCAGTAATTGTCGAAATCATAAAATCCAGCGAAGCCAAAAAAGTGGTAGCCACTCCTGAAGTAGTATCCCCGTTAGACCTCCCTGCTATACTAAAATCTATGAATTTAGACTTATACACTGAGCAATCCGATATTCGAACTCATGCCGATACGTCAGATATAGGTATTGCCTGTGTGGAGTTTGGCATTGCCGAAACGGGTAGTGTCTGTGAAGATGGCCTTGCTATTGAACAGCGTCTCATTACGACCCTCCCTCCCATATCGATCGTCGTAATGAATAGTGCAAATGTGGTACCTACCATAACAGCAGCTTTTGAAACGATTTCCAAAGTATTTGATCGCGGTTACATCAGCTTCATCACTGGCCCTAGCCGTACATCAGACATTGAAAGAGTGTTAACGATCGGTGTACACGGACCTAGCCAGCTAGTGATTATCGCTATTGATGAAGAAATAAGGGAGGTCTGA
- a CDS encoding L-lactate permease, whose translation MTWTQVYDPMNNLALSSLFAAIPIIVIFYLLAIRRTPGQIAGALAAASAVLVAIFVYQMPAGIAITATAMGALYGVFPIFWIVLTAIFIYNMTVETGQFEIVKDSIATITDDRRLQALLIAFGFGAFLEGAAGFGTPVAISAGMLVGLGFNPLYAAGLCLIANTAPVAFGGIGIPIIVAGQVTGLDTMKISAMVGRQLPFLSIIIPIWLVVLMSGWKAAKEVLPACLVAGISFAGVQWFSSNYIGPELPDILSSLACIISLTIFLKYWKPKSIWRFANEPAPTLVANRAALTFGKVMKAWSPFIILTVMVILWGLKPVVAILDAVTLKFLVPGLDKVVMQVAPIAKVPTAMAALYKLNWLSAAGTALFIAAIITAFVLGVGPGRFISIFTKTLKQLTKPLITIPCVLGLAYIMNYSGMSSTLGLFLAGTGSFFPFFSPFLGWLGVFLTGSDTSANALFGNLQAVTGTQVGVDPILTVAANSSGGVCGKMISPQSIAVATAATGLVGKEGDLFGFTVKHSLVLAVIVGVMTYVQAYWLQWMIP comes from the coding sequence ATGACATGGACTCAAGTTTATGATCCGATGAACAATTTGGCGCTTTCATCCCTTTTCGCAGCAATTCCTATTATTGTAATTTTCTATCTTTTAGCCATTCGCCGTACTCCAGGACAAATCGCAGGCGCACTCGCTGCAGCATCAGCAGTGTTAGTAGCAATTTTTGTATATCAAATGCCTGCAGGAATCGCAATCACTGCGACAGCTATGGGTGCTTTATATGGTGTATTCCCAATTTTTTGGATTGTTCTTACCGCTATTTTCATCTACAACATGACAGTAGAAACAGGACAATTTGAAATTGTAAAAGACTCAATTGCGACGATTACCGATGACCGTCGTTTACAAGCACTTTTAATAGCGTTTGGTTTTGGTGCTTTCTTGGAAGGAGCAGCAGGTTTTGGTACTCCAGTTGCGATTTCCGCGGGTATGTTGGTGGGTCTTGGGTTTAATCCTCTATATGCAGCTGGATTATGCCTGATCGCTAATACCGCCCCTGTAGCCTTTGGTGGTATTGGTATTCCTATTATTGTCGCTGGACAAGTGACTGGACTCGATACCATGAAAATTAGTGCCATGGTTGGTAGACAATTACCTTTCTTATCCATTATTATTCCTATCTGGTTAGTTGTATTAATGTCAGGTTGGAAAGCTGCAAAAGAAGTATTGCCTGCATGTTTAGTCGCAGGGATCTCTTTCGCTGGTGTACAATGGTTTTCTTCCAACTATATCGGACCAGAACTTCCCGATATTTTATCTTCACTTGCTTGTATTATTTCTTTGACGATCTTCTTAAAATATTGGAAACCAAAAAGCATTTGGCGCTTTGCTAATGAACCAGCACCTACGCTTGTTGCAAATCGTGCAGCATTAACTTTCGGTAAAGTAATGAAAGCATGGTCTCCATTCATTATCTTGACTGTAATGGTTATCTTGTGGGGCTTAAAACCAGTAGTAGCGATTTTGGATGCTGTTACACTGAAATTCTTAGTACCAGGTTTGGATAAAGTCGTTATGCAGGTGGCTCCAATCGCTAAAGTGCCAACTGCGATGGCAGCTCTTTATAAACTTAACTGGCTGAGTGCAGCAGGTACGGCGTTGTTTATTGCTGCAATCATTACAGCATTTGTATTAGGCGTTGGACCTGGAAGATTTATTTCCATTTTCACAAAAACGTTAAAACAATTAACAAAACCTTTGATTACGATTCCTTGTGTTCTTGGTTTGGCTTATATTATGAATTATTCCGGTATGAGCTCAACTCTTGGCTTATTCCTTGCAGGTACAGGTTCTTTCTTCCCATTCTTCTCCCCATTCTTAGGATGGCTGGGTGTATTCTTAACTGGTTCCGATACTTCTGCAAATGCGTTATTTGGCAACTTGCAGGCTGTTACAGGAACACAAGTTGGTGTTGATCCTATTTTGACAGTTGCTGCAAACTCCTCAGGTGGTGTTTGCGGTAAGATGATTTCACCACAAAGTATTGCAGTAGCTACTGCAGCTACTGGATTAGTTGGTAAAGAAGGAGATTTGTTTGGCTTTACGGTAAAACATTCTCTCGTACTGGCTGTTATCGTTGGTGTTATGACTTATGTGCAAGCTTACTGGCTGCAATGGATGATCCCATAG
- a CDS encoding FadR/GntR family transcriptional regulator — MFKPVKTKKVYEEVIEQIKQLIVIGELQPGDKLLSERELSEKLNVSRASIREAFSALEIMGIITIRPGEGSFVRQVSFEGMLEPLSFLLHVNVDDAMNLLEVRKTLEVEIAALAAARATPEDIEEMRAALHRMVDEVNDGEVGDKADADFHFAILKAAHNPIMIKLMGAVSDLMNSTYRFSRQKIFMEENMQNVLYDSHCSIFHAIEQKKPSLARKKMGKHITMVEESLIQLKRGGITSLTKSEKNFVHNNIKADFGFPS, encoded by the coding sequence ATGTTTAAGCCAGTTAAAACAAAAAAAGTTTATGAAGAAGTAATCGAACAAATTAAGCAGCTTATTGTTATCGGGGAATTGCAGCCAGGTGACAAATTATTATCGGAACGTGAATTATCAGAGAAACTAAATGTTAGCCGCGCTTCTATACGAGAAGCATTCAGTGCCCTAGAAATAATGGGGATTATAACGATACGTCCAGGAGAAGGCAGTTTTGTACGTCAGGTGTCTTTTGAAGGAATGCTTGAGCCATTATCTTTTTTATTACATGTAAATGTTGATGATGCAATGAATTTATTAGAAGTAAGAAAAACGTTAGAAGTTGAAATTGCCGCGTTAGCAGCTGCGCGTGCTACGCCAGAAGATATAGAAGAAATGCGGGCTGCGCTGCATCGCATGGTAGATGAAGTGAATGATGGAGAAGTGGGTGACAAGGCAGATGCAGATTTTCATTTTGCTATACTGAAAGCCGCTCATAACCCTATTATGATTAAATTAATGGGAGCAGTTTCTGATCTAATGAATAGTACCTATCGGTTTTCCAGGCAAAAAATTTTTATGGAAGAAAATATGCAGAATGTTTTGTATGATTCGCATTGTTCCATTTTTCATGCAATTGAACAGAAAAAACCTAGTCTGGCTCGAAAAAAAATGGGGAAACATATAACGATGGTAGAAGAATCATTAATTCAGCTCAAACGAGGCGGAATAACATCCTTAACTAAGAGTGAAAAGAACTTTGTACACAATAATATAAAAGCAGATTTTGGCTTTCCATCCTAA
- a CDS encoding MFS transporter, whose amino-acid sequence MDIITRLENVPVTKFHYRLLVITGLGWMFDAMDTGIIAFVLPTLATVWGLTSTQVGYIGSIGLVGMALGAVLSGSMADRFGRKKVFSATLVMYSVATGLCGLAWNFESLLLFRFLVGFGLGGQLPVAVTLVSEYAPPTARGRFVVLLESFWGIGWLVAALISYLVIPSYGWNIAFFIGALPALYVFKVWKSVPESIPYLLGKGKVKEAHDLVSKLEESAGIKPAASIIAPENKDITPAVFADLWKTQFIKRTIMLWILWFGIVYSYYGIFTWLPSLMVGQGYTVIKTFEYVLVMTLAQLPGYFAAAYLVDRIGRKATLSGFLAACAVCAYFFGQGGNAATVLWWGSMMSFFNLGAWGVVYTYTPELYPTKVRAYGSGWAAAVGRIGGILAPTVVGYMIAENDGFNNVFMMFTIVMLGVAVIVWLLGEETKGKSLQEISS is encoded by the coding sequence ATGGATATTATTACTCGATTAGAAAATGTGCCTGTGACCAAATTCCATTATCGTTTATTAGTAATTACGGGACTTGGGTGGATGTTTGATGCCATGGATACAGGCATTATTGCTTTTGTTCTTCCTACTCTTGCAACAGTATGGGGGCTGACTAGTACTCAAGTTGGCTATATCGGCAGTATTGGTTTGGTGGGGATGGCGTTAGGAGCTGTATTGTCTGGATCAATGGCAGATCGTTTTGGACGTAAGAAAGTATTTTCAGCTACTCTTGTTATGTATAGTGTAGCTACAGGTTTGTGCGGCTTGGCATGGAACTTTGAATCCTTATTATTATTTCGGTTTTTGGTAGGTTTCGGTTTAGGTGGACAACTTCCAGTAGCAGTTACTCTAGTAAGTGAATATGCGCCGCCTACCGCTAGAGGACGTTTTGTAGTATTATTAGAAAGCTTTTGGGGGATCGGTTGGTTAGTTGCAGCTTTAATCTCTTATCTGGTGATTCCCAGCTATGGCTGGAATATCGCTTTTTTTATTGGTGCATTACCTGCTTTATATGTATTTAAGGTTTGGAAGTCAGTACCAGAGTCAATTCCTTATTTACTGGGCAAGGGAAAAGTCAAGGAGGCTCATGATCTTGTTAGTAAGCTGGAAGAGTCTGCAGGAATAAAGCCTGCTGCCAGCATAATTGCGCCAGAGAATAAAGATATAACGCCAGCTGTTTTTGCAGATCTCTGGAAAACGCAGTTTATTAAAAGGACAATTATGTTGTGGATATTATGGTTTGGCATTGTGTATTCTTATTATGGAATATTTACTTGGCTGCCTTCATTAATGGTAGGGCAGGGCTATACTGTTATTAAAACTTTTGAATATGTGCTAGTTATGACATTGGCCCAGTTACCAGGATATTTTGCTGCAGCCTATCTCGTAGATCGTATAGGGCGTAAAGCTACTTTATCCGGTTTTTTAGCGGCTTGTGCTGTGTGTGCTTATTTCTTTGGACAGGGAGGAAATGCAGCTACTGTATTATGGTGGGGCAGTATGATGTCATTTTTCAATTTAGGAGCATGGGGAGTCGTATATACCTATACTCCAGAGTTATACCCTACGAAAGTTCGTGCTTATGGGTCTGGCTGGGCAGCTGCTGTAGGCCGCATTGGCGGCATTTTGGCACCTACGGTTGTCGGTTATATGATAGCTGAAAATGACGGCTTTAATAATGTGTTTATGATGTTTACCATTGTGATGTTAGGAGTAGCGGTTATCGTTTGGTTATTAGGTGAAGAGACAAAAGGCAAGTCTTTGCAAGAAATTAGCAGCTAA
- a CDS encoding zinc ribbon domain-containing protein, whose amino-acid sequence MGINMLIGLIAAYFIYNDAKKLGQPFFTSLLWAVASIPMSIVIVPLYLLLGRKPNIDRQRKADPDIIDIEATVVEETTPCPMCGSKVQESFLVCPYCKHTLQLKCQSCGNEIERESKVCPYCQSQIDYK is encoded by the coding sequence ATGGGAATTAATATGTTGATTGGATTAATAGCCGCGTATTTTATATATAATGATGCAAAAAAACTAGGACAGCCTTTTTTTACCTCACTATTATGGGCTGTAGCTAGTATTCCGATGTCCATTGTAATCGTCCCATTATATTTGTTACTTGGCCGTAAACCCAATATAGACAGGCAGCGAAAGGCTGATCCGGATATCATTGATATAGAAGCAACTGTGGTAGAAGAGACGACCCCTTGTCCTATGTGTGGCAGTAAGGTCCAGGAGAGTTTTTTAGTATGTCCTTATTGTAAGCATACTCTGCAGTTAAAATGTCAGTCTTGTGGGAATGAGATAGAACGGGAATCTAAAGTTTGTCCTTATTGTCAGTCTCAGATCGATTATAAATGA